A single window of Nyctibius grandis isolate bNycGra1 chromosome Z, bNycGra1.pri, whole genome shotgun sequence DNA harbors:
- the HTR1A gene encoding 5-hydroxytryptamine receptor 1A, translating into MDVANNTNSPERSPEGAGGPGLVEVTLGYQLLTSLLLGTLILCAVSGNACVIAAIALERSLQTVANYLIGSLAVTDLMVSVLVLPMAALYQVLNKWTLGQVTCDIFISLDVLCCTSSILHLCAIALDRYWAITDPIDYVNKRTPRRAAVLISLTWLIGFLISIPPMLGWRTPEDRSDPDACTISKDHGYTIYSTFGAFYIPLLLMLVLYGRIFRAARFRIRKTVKKADKKKIADTCLTLSPAALQKKSNGDPGKGWRRTVEPKPGACVNGTVRQGEDGAALEIIEVQRCNSSSKTHLPLPSEACGSPPPPSFERHNEKNTEAKRRMALSRERKTVKTLGIIMGTFILCWLPFFIVALVLPFCDSKCYMPEWLGAVINWLGYSNSLLNPIIYAYFNKDFQSAFKKIIKCKFCRQ; encoded by the coding sequence ATGGATGTGGCCAACAACACTAACTCCCCAGAGCGCTCCCCTGAGGGGGCAGGCGGCCCCGGCCTCGTCGAGGTGACCCTGGGCTACCAGCTGctcacctccctgctcctgggCACGCTCATCCTGTGCGCCGTGAGCGGCAACGCCTGCGTGATCGCGGCCATCGCCCTGGAGCGCTCCCTGCAAACCGTGGCCAACTATCTCATCGGCTCGCTGGCCGTCACCGACCTCATGGTGTCCGTGCTGGTGCTGCCCATGGCGGCCCTCTACCAGGTGCTGAACAAGTGGACGCTGGGGCAGGTCACCTGCGACATCTTCATCTCACTGGACGTGCTGTGCTGCACCTCTTCCATCCTGCACCTGTGCGCCATCGCCTTGGACAGGTACTGGGCCATCACGGACCCCATCGACTATGTTAACAAGAGGACTCCCCGGCGGGCCGCCGTGCTTATCAGCCTGACCTGGCTCATCGGCTTCTTAATATCCATCCCGCCCATGCTGGGCTGGAGGACGCCCGAGGACCGCTCGGACCCCGACGCCTGCACCATCAGCAAGGACCACGGGTACACCATATACTCCACCTTCGGCGCCTTCTACATCCCGCTCCTCCTCATGCTGGTGCTCTACGGCCGCATCTTCAGGGCGGCCCGCTTCAGGATCCGCAAGACCGTCAAGAAAGCGGACAAGAAGAAAATCGCCGACACCTGCCTCACCCTCTCCCCGGCCGccctgcagaagaaaagcaacgGGGATCCCGGCAAAGGCTGGCGGCGGACTGTGGAGCCCAAGCCCGGTGCCTGTGTCAACGGCACGGTGAGGCAGGGCGAGGACGGGGCCGCCCTGGAGATCATCGAGGTCCAGCGCTGCAACAGCTCCTCCAAGACTCACTTGCCACTGCCCAGCGAGGCGTgcggctccccgccgcccccctcctTCGAGAGGCACAACGAGAAGAACACGGAGGCCAAGCGGAGGATGGCTCTCTCCCGGGAGAGGAAGACTGTCAAGACCCTGGGCATCATTATGGGCACCTTCATCCTCTGCTGGCTGCCGTTCTTCATCGTGGCGCTGGTCCTGCCCTTTTGTGACAGTAAGTGCTACATGCCCGAGTGGCTGGGGGCAGTCATCAACTGGCTAGGCTACTCCAACTCCCTCCTCAACCCCATCATCTATGCCTATTTCAACAAAGACTtccaaagtgcttttaaaaaaattatcaagtGCAAATTTTGCAGGCAGTGA